One segment of Carassius auratus strain Wakin chromosome 2, ASM336829v1, whole genome shotgun sequence DNA contains the following:
- the mfsd8l2 gene encoding major facilitator superfamily domain-containing protein 8, whose protein sequence is MMDYRQKRKLSFLTIGLIFLLSGVEYAVILPTIWRYLQLLEAPPYFLGLGLSAFSFSALVSGPVFGHWSDKTRATKTIILFSNVFEIVGNFMYFMGYSKWLLLSSRLVAGIGAGAGSSIFGFLTRTTLPDERAGVFAAVMACRQAGLLIGPAFNIFLRLCDFKLGPFVVNKYTSPGLFMCGMWVLMQFAVMVLYWDIPPLDSFPEQHMPLREVRGGEDEPLMSLEDERMAAAEDSYGSVSPEQTETQLSSELPPSPPDSPSLDTSDPFENFSASQEFLREEVVVLLTAQFITLFNQTALETMVTPLTQKYFGLGELGNSVMYSLCGVEVIAGFFLVRWLSRVLEDRVVLAVGLLICSVACVWCLIFLANPQGGFAFELIEFIIGVFLQLLGLPFVAVSQVSLFSKVTAEKTQGFSQGVRRSVGGLATILGPLWAGGLIGNLYVMLGMMMLLLTLIMIMMVLSYEKLVEPPRVEHAEDSENGG, encoded by the exons ATGATGGATTACAGACAAAAAAGAAAGCTGTCTTTTCTTACTATTGGATTAATATTTCTTTTGAGTGGTGTGGAATACG CTGTCATTCTGCCCACCATATGGAGATATCTGCAGCTATTAGAGGCACCACCTTATTTTCTTGGCTTGGGTCTATCTGCGTTCAGCTTCAGTGCGCTGGTTTCTGGTCCAGTGTTTGGTCACTGGTCAGACAAGACCAGAGCTACAAAGACCATCATCCTTTTCTCCAATGTGTTTGAAATTGTGG GAAACTTCATGTATTTTATGGGATATTCAAAATGGCTTCTTCTGTCCAGCCGACTTGTTGCAG GTATTGGAGCAGGAGCGGGTTCCTCGATTTTTGGATTCCTCACACGCACTACTCTCCCTGATGAGCGAGCTGGAGTCTTTGCTGCTGTCATGGCGTGCCGTCAGGCCGGACTTCTGATCG GTCCTGCTTTCAATATCTTCCTAAGGTTGTGTGATTTCAAACTGGGTCCATTTGTTGTGAATAAGTACACCTCGCCTGGG CTCTTCATGTGCGGGATGTGGGTGCTTATGCAGTTTGCAGTAATGGTTCTGTACTGGGACATCCCACCACTGGACTCCTTCCCTGAGCAGCACATGCCTCTCAGAGAGGTCAGAGGTGGAGAAGATGAGCCGCTCATGAGTCTAGAGGATGAGCGCATGGCTGCAGCAGAGGACTCGTATGGCTCCGTCAGTCCAGAACAGACAGAGACCCAGCTCTCATCTGAACTCCCACCTTCTCCTCCAGATTCCCCCTCTCTAGACACCTCTGACCCCTTTGAAAACTTCAGTGCCAGTCAAG AGTTTCTGAGGGAGGAGGTGGTGGTTCTCCTCACCGCTCAGTTCATCACTCTCTTCAATCAGACAGCACTCGAG ACCATGGTGACCCCTCTGACGCAGAAGTACTTTGGCTTGGGTGAGCTGGGGAACAGTGTGATGTACAGTCTGTGTGGGGTGGAGGTAATTGCAGGCTTCTTCCTGGTGCGCTGGCTGAGCCGTGTGCTGGAGGACCGGGTGGTGCTGGCGGTGGGGCTGCTCATCTGCAGCGTGGCTTGTGTCTGGTGCCTCATCTTTCTGGCCAATccacaag GTGGCTTTGCATTCGAGTTGATTGAGTTCATCATCGGAGTGTTCCTGCAGTTACTAGGACTTCCTTTCGTTGCAGTGTCTCAGGTGTCTCTCTTTTCTAAGGTTACAGCTGAGAAAACACAAG gctTTAGTCAGGGTGTACGGCGTTCAGTCGGGGGTCTTGCCACCATTCTGGGGCCCCTGTGGGCAGGGGGTCTAATAGGAAATCTATATGTGATGCTGGGTATGATGATGCTCCTACTGACCCTCATCATG ATCATGATGGTGTTGTCCTATGAGAAGCTGGTGGAGCCGCCCAGGGTGGAGCATGCAGAGGACTCAGAGAACGGAGGATAG
- the LOC113041198 gene encoding LOW QUALITY PROTEIN: calcium-activated potassium channel subunit beta-3 (The sequence of the model RefSeq protein was modified relative to this genomic sequence to represent the inferred CDS: substituted 2 bases at 2 genomic stop codons) has product MLLNQSPRGSFSVPVNITLQGVRRRHMRDVFYQQAQLQENGGKWRKERDMKWNEKARAQIPESSLGEERAILLGYAMMTFSVLMYLLVGIVMVKPSLYSDWKPNNCSWVQTDLVDEVMDCRGIDSFKCLRILVNSTPEKTLRLYNDEDTVKYRPKTNLCKSNFLAXSFPQCFYTPKCQRNKTEQEAEASNIKHVFNMQGENMMCYLSDTYPNNAIFRRKYTIQMALYYLLWPSLMMFGGILLVGLVKLNQHLAFLCAEISREEFLGKQSKLTKGRIXRLLRRKPGGPTEQHNPVK; this is encoded by the exons ATGCTGTTGAATCAGTCCCCTCGGGGGTCTTTCAGTGTTCCTGTTAACATCACCCTGCAGGGTGTGCGACGACGACACATGCG GGATGTCTTCTACCAGCAAGCCCAACTGCAGGAAAATGGAGGCAAGtggaggaaagagagagatatGAAGTGGAATGAGAAAGCCAGAGCTCAAATCCCAGAGTCCAGTTTGGGAGAagaaagagccattcttttgggCTATGCAATGATGACCTTCTCCGTCCTGATGTACTTACTGGTGGGAATCGTGATGGTGAAACCAAGTTTATATAG tGACTGGAAACCTAACAACTGCTCATGGGTACAGACTGATTTGGTGGATGAAGTGATGGATTGCCGTGGCATTGATAGCTTTAAATGCCTGCGTATTTTGGTGAACAGCACCCCTGAAAAAACACTTCGACTTTACAATGACGAAGACACTGTGAAATATAGGCCAAAG ACAAATCTTTGTAAATCTAATTTTTTGGCATAATCTTTCCCTCAGTGTTTCTACACACCGAAATGCCAACGAAATAAGACAGAACAAGAGGCTGAGGCCAGTAACATCAAACATGTGTTCAATATGCAAGGGGAGAATATGATGTGCTATCTCAGTGATACATACCCGAATAATGCCATCTTTAGGAGGAAATACACCATTCAAATGGCCTTGTACTACCTGCTGTGGCCCAGCCTCATGATGTTTGGTGGAATCCTCCTGGTGGGGCTGGTGAAGCTCAACCAGCATCTTGCTTTCCTATGTGCTGAGATCAGTAGAGAGGAGTTTCTGGGCAAGCAGAGCAAACTGACAAAGGGAAGGATCTAGCGGCTCCTAAGAAGGAAGCCTGGAGGCCCCACAGAGCAGCACAACCCagttaaatag